The sequence CTACAACATCAGTTCCTAAGGGGATACTGGTGGAGTTTGAGGGGATGAAGTGGAGCCCTAGTCCTTCTACTGCGGCAGAGGAAGATTCATTGATTGATTGGGTGAGTGACTGCATCCTGTCTAATTTCCCAGCACTGAGCCTGTTTCTTTACCCAGCACCAAATTGTTAGAGTTTGTGTTCCCGCCCTGCCTCCCACTCCCAACTCCTCTGCCTGTTTCTAGTCAGCCAAGTGAGATGTCTGCCTGTTCCGCTTTGACCAAGGGGCTCATTCCTGAAATTTATGTCTATCCTGTAAACTTTTGTGTACCCCCTGCCTGCACTGCCCTCTCCTCACAGCCCTTTAGCTCCTCCTGTGCTGCCTCACTAGCTCCGCCAAGAACCTCCAGACCCGAAACTCCACCTCGACCTGTCAAGCAGTCAGCTCCACCTTGGCTCCACCCAGGATGGTCATTCCTTCCTCGTTCATCCGGCTCCGCCCTGGTCAGTCATCGCTCTACCTGTTCCATGGACCTTCCAGGACTTCAGCTGCTCTTTGTACCTCCACTCCTTCAGCTCCAGAGGGTTCCTCCTTCCCTCCAGCTCTGCCTTGGTCCTCAGTCGCTCCACCTTTTGTCTCAGTTCTCTGGCTCCACCTCGGTTGCAAGAGATTATCAGTGTAAGGGATTATCTGTGTTCTTTGTAGGTTTTCACTAGTTTAGTTTCCGGTGTTTTCTGTTAGTTTCCCTGGTTATTCATTGTCTGATTGTTTTCACCTGTTCAGTTATTTAATTGGTTTggactgtgtatttaagccctgtgtttctTTGTCAGTTCCCATCGTGTGCAGTGGTTGTTCTGTTTCTAGTGTTCTGAGTATTTTGAGCTCTGTTAAATATACACCGCAGCAAAAAGATTAGTTCTCTTAACTTTATTGCAACCGCTCGTGACAGCGGTGCTAATAAATCAAAACGGGTTCAAAAAAgattgaaaacgggtttcaaagtgtacGTTTTTAAAAAACGctctgtgtaaacaacaaaaacgtcatgcgcattacatgttcagtctgtaGTGTTTCATCGGCATCTAATGGTctgccagcagaatacagcgtttttagtcattttcatggATTCGTATGAatggggattgttttgacaatggtATGTATGCCGAAAAACCTATACTTAAAATGGAGAAGTGTTTCCTTatcattgtcgtgtaaacgtaccctcaCATGTATATTAATTAGCACTGCAACCTTTGACACAGAATATCCCTGTCCATGGTCCTGAAACTACACAACTCTGTATAATATCTGATACTGTGCTTATTTGTGAGCACAAaatgcaagttactttaatgCACCATAATTGTTTTCTACATCAAATAAATACGATATCATATCATACAGAATATCATATGTCAGCATatcaaatatgtaatataataaatcTTTGATTAGCTTCCATGAATGGAATGAATGTTATTTTCTTTATCACTTTAGTTATACTGCAGAATGAAGAAAAACAATCAATGAAATCCATAAATATAagaaatttgtattttaaaatgtgtgtatCTTATGTTATACATTTAATGATTCTGTGgtttgaatcttttttttttttttttttttttttttttttttttctttactatTGATGAACAAGGCCTCATCTTGTAAAACATCTTAAAggtgaaatgtaattttgtaatgtaaatgtatttaaaaaaaaaaaaaaaaatacttgtaaAATGATAAACGTGTTAAAATCTATCACAGTTCATGCAGAGACCGCTTTAAGCAAGGTATCAGTTAGTTTGAAACACTTTGGCTGTGTCATAACATTACTGTGCATTTTGAGCATAATGACATGGCGCTGTTGGCTTAACAATGGTTTGAGATGGGACTACCTGTTTCCTTAACAATAGAACTTGTCTGACAGTTATTATTTCCATAATCCCATTTGGGAGTTACATACTTGACTTCATCTTTAAATTGACGCACATGCAAttttttcatacttttttttttttttattcctatTGGTCTGTTAAAGGCAGACCGATCAAACAAGACAAAAAGTTGTTTGCTCttaaacaaatttattttacacaaacttTAGGCTGATAATCTGTATTAGTAGGCTAAACTATACTTTTGGAAACTGTAAAGCTTTGTCATGCAGTGCCCCATGGGAACAAATGTAACACCTGAAATCAAAAGACTTTCATATGTGGTAGAGATAAACAGACTAAGCAACTGTAAAGGCATGTTTTTGACACCTTTTTTTTTAGCAACATCAGACGCTGTTTGGAAACTTTTGACCACTAAGATTGAGCTCTAGTGAAGGCTGCCTGCTTGATCTTTCCATTCTGTTTTTACTTTCATGCATTGACCACAAACACAATACTGAGAGAGACGGTCTGCACTTTGAACTCAGTTGAAGTTGCTGATCTCTCTGTTCTGTTTTCCACTGTAATGCGAAATAGCacatgcaattaaaaaaaatatttataaaataaaatacagtacatCCTTATTGCATTTGTCAGATGTGTACAGTATATGCAAAAGTTAGCAAAAATATATCAAGACATTTAAGCCTTCACAAATAATATTCTAACttacaatgtgtttttttttttttttttctttttttttcttcttgctcAGTTCTTCCAGTTTTCAACAGCAGGGGGAGCCGGGTAAGGTAAGAAAACAGTAtttgaaaatgttaaatgtttaaaggtACACTCTGGGTGCTTCTCAAACAGAAGGCTGCATAGTGAGGCTGTGTTCTTCCTAGTTTAGTCCTTCAGAGGCTTGTAGGATGGAGTCCTCCTTCACAAATGGTCTAGTGAATGCACATGGCTACATCACGCAtatcataaaaatactattaacttaattttggaaaaataccttttattaaaaattattatattaactgGCTTTCTATTCATTTAATGCAGTAAATGACAACAGTGTGTGGTCTCCCATTTGTTTACATTACTGGCAGTTTAGTGTAAAGTGACTAAATTACACCAAAGCAAAACATAACATGTATGCCTTCATCTccgaaaaaattatttttgtttaacatTTCATAATGATTCATTTCCTGTCAGTTCTTTTTTCGTGAATTGGAATGTATGCAATGGACTGTGGGTGGATTGAAAGACGCAAAGGATACACTTGATACACTTCGCAGTGAAGTAGGTTAGAGAGTTGCATATGGCAATTTatatgttcaataaaataccttacctgttgaaatatttgaaatccctcagttctcaccatctctgaaaagccaagccaatgttgattcttgttttattacgaacTCTGTCTCATTCTCTTTTTGCAAGCAGACTCTCATctgttatgcattttttttttttttttttttttttttttttttaactggtaATTCCCAGAGATTTTGTAGCTCTGTCAACCATTCTCACtcattgtgacaactaacctatgccCCTTCCACACACGTCAAAGTAGATGGAGCATACTTCATTTCCCTGAtcttgtatgtatgtatgtacaaattctgcaattaattaaaaaacaattctCTATTTGTGGACTAGACATGCACAGGCGAGTGACCTATATATGCAATTTCCTGCAAAAACCATATCGCACAGTCTAAATACAGGCTTACCACAGAGAATCAGGACaagacaaaaacatattttagaaGAAGGATTGATcatgtattgactcattatgtacattttgttaattttgaacaaaaacaaaacttgcATAGTATACCCTAGTTTACAATTACCTTTAAATTGATAAACTATGAAAATGGAGGCATAGTACATATTTTATGTACCTATTTAGACAACTCAGAGTGTGCATACACATTGTGGTTTAACATATACAGGAATATAAACACACATGAGGGGATCTTTAGTAATAAGTACTATGTAAAGACTGTCCAGGAAGATCTCAGAGGCTTCTTGTAATAAATGTTCCTTCTGATCAGAGTGGCCTATTTGTGTTTATGGTAATGGAAAGGGATGTGAAGACAGAAGTTGCCGTAAGCATTTTTGTTGTGGTTTTGATGAAGCAAGTGttgtaaaagaaaaataaatgggTCTCGTGAGTGGAAACTAAACCATGTTCATTTACAGTCCTGATCCACTTTTACCtttgtgtgactttttttttttctgtgttttatttatatcactttttaaataaataacttttgcctggttatgatttttttttattagttcaAATCTAAGAAATACAAATAACAAATGACAAATTTATGTAAactctaaataaaataaatgatcacATGATTAATTCTATTTAAGCTAAAATGATTCATATTGTGTATTTTGATCAGAGGTAACATACATAGCTGATGTTCACTGTAGTGGCTTTTGCTCTACACTAAGCAGTTTCTTCCTGTCACTCTCTCAGTATAACTTGTATACAGGAATATAAACACACATGAATTGCAGACGCACATGAGGCAATTTTCATTGATAAGTAGGCTACTTTCTAAAGACTGTCCAGGAAGATCTCAGAGGCTTCTTGTAAAAACATTCCTTCTGAGCAGGGTGggctatttgtttttgttttttgttttgtttttgtttttttttggttgtttgttttttgcaatgGAAAGGGATATGAAGACAAAAGTTGGCAGTATTTCTGTTGTGGTTTTAATGTAGCAAGTGttatgaaagaaaaataaatgggTCTTGTGGGTGGAAACTATGCATGCTCATTTACAATGCAGAGCAAAGGTGCTGATCCACTTTTACTTTTTCGTGACATTTATTtctttagtgttttattttagatttcTACAGATACGTAGCatattatgtagcctatatataacTTGTGACTGGTTATGCTTTTTTCAAATCtaagaaatataaaaacaaaaaattcaaCAGAGTAATACTATAAAAATGGGATAAATTACAAGTAACCATTTATGtaaattctaaataaaataatgatcacatgtttaattttatttaagctAAAATGATTCAAGTAATGTATTTTGATCACAATTAAGTATACAAGATACAAAGCTGATCCGCTGATGTTCACTGCAGCAGCTTTTGCTCTACACTAAGCGGTTTcttcctgtcactcactcagcaGGATATGATGTAATTCACTCGTTCAGCCCCCTTTTTAGTTTGACTCACATGTTTAGCCTGATCACTTTCCATTATATTTCTTCCTCTCTTAAATGAGATGAAGAGATTTTACTGTTTTGTTCAGCTTCCACGTTTTGTTCATTAAAGGGggcctattatgcaaaattcacttttgcgtGGTGTTTGGAcaaaaatgtgtgttggcagtgtgtgcgcacaaccaccctatagtgataaaaaatccacccagtgtcTCCCAACGACCTGTTTTCAGCCATGGTgctaatgtgacgtcacatttaccaacatctgagccactgaacgcagtggattagttttatttttgaaagaaatgtgcCACAGATCTATAATACACATACAATTTCTGTAACATTGCCTGCTAGttacgttcacagacataactgactgtttatgtgaactgtgtgtgtttgtgaaccttgggtgtatttgacagtttaaacaaaaaaaaatgtgaaagagAAGTTACTCACGAGACTTGACCTCTAACAGCCAGCTGTCTGTGTGCTTGTGCTTCAGATAAGTGCGCTCAGAAAATGATCCATTAGATGTTTAAACTGATATAGTTTTTTTAAAACGCAtagaaataataaactttaatgaTGAAAGAACTATGCTATCCGTGAGAGTGTTCGCGAtatagatgataatcaaaaccaagcagATCGTAGAGAGGGGGCAgggcacagcagctcatttgcatttaaaggcacatgTAAGAAAACAGCCTGTTCTTGAATGTAGTCAGAAATGGGTATTTACAACAtggatttataaatgatctgtgagat is a genomic window of Megalobrama amblycephala isolate DHTTF-2021 linkage group LG3, ASM1881202v1, whole genome shotgun sequence containing:
- the LOC125265325 gene encoding uncharacterized protein LOC125265325 — translated: MFIWLISMDCVFKPCVSFSSVFVTLGLVVLFVFIVPEFKEYVDWVLLRNGCPFTICEKEDDDSAPSTTTSPVTDQPEPTLKPEANVVPECEPEESSVEVCEPATTSVPKGILVEFEGMKWSPSPSTAAEEDSLIDWPFSSSCAASLAPPRTSRPETPPRPVKQSAPPWLHPGWSFLPRSSGSALVSHRSTCSMDLPGLQLLFVPPLLQLQRVPPSLQLCLGPQSLHLLSQFSGSTSVARDYQCKGLSVFFVGFH